Proteins from a single region of Flavobacterium sp. YJ01:
- a CDS encoding helix-turn-helix domain-containing protein, with product MNNQTETQNCDFTSDLKLKGFKVYQINGDQSKIPVYSRRDFYKICINTSKSLIQYADRGIETDGTILFFGNPIIPYSWETLSEGYEGYACVFTEEFLRAKDRSETLHESPLFKIGGTPIFSLNAEQKLFIDSLFQKMIKEYETDYVFKDDLMRSYVNLIIHESMKMQPSENFFKHKNASSRITSLFLELLERQFPIETKNEPLALKTPQDYAQSLAVHVNHLNRSVKEVTGKPTTAHITERIINEAKALLQHTDWSISDIGYSLGFEYPSYFNNYFKRLTGTVPKSLRV from the coding sequence ATGAATAATCAAACAGAAACTCAGAATTGCGATTTTACTTCAGATTTAAAACTGAAAGGCTTTAAAGTGTATCAAATAAACGGAGATCAAAGTAAGATTCCCGTTTACAGTCGTAGAGATTTTTATAAAATCTGTATCAATACTAGCAAAAGTCTTATACAATACGCAGATCGCGGAATTGAAACTGACGGAACAATTTTGTTTTTCGGCAATCCGATTATTCCGTATTCTTGGGAAACGCTTTCTGAAGGTTATGAAGGTTATGCCTGTGTTTTTACAGAAGAATTTCTACGAGCAAAAGACCGTTCTGAAACACTTCATGAATCGCCTTTATTTAAAATAGGAGGAACGCCAATTTTTTCTTTAAATGCTGAACAAAAGCTTTTTATAGATTCTTTGTTTCAAAAAATGATTAAAGAATATGAAACAGATTATGTTTTTAAAGACGATTTAATGCGTAGTTACGTCAACTTGATTATTCATGAATCGATGAAAATGCAGCCTTCAGAAAATTTCTTTAAACATAAAAATGCCTCTTCTAGAATTACCTCTTTATTCTTAGAATTGTTAGAAAGACAATTTCCGATAGAAACTAAAAACGAACCTTTGGCATTAAAAACACCTCAAGATTATGCGCAAAGTCTTGCTGTACATGTTAACCATTTAAATCGTTCGGTAAAAGAAGTCACAGGAAAACCGACGACGGCGCATATTACAGAACGAATTATTAATGAAGCAAAGGCTTTGTTGCAACATACAGATTGGAGTATTTCGGATATTGGTTATTCACTTGGATTTGAATATCCGAGTTATTTCAATAATTATTTTAAAAGACTTACAGGCACAGTTCCAAAATCGCTTCGAGTGTAA